One segment of Dama dama isolate Ldn47 chromosome 15, ASM3311817v1, whole genome shotgun sequence DNA contains the following:
- the ZNF503 gene encoding zinc finger protein 503, producing MSTAPSLSALRSSKHSGGGGGGGGADPAWTSALSGNSSGPGPGSSPAGSTKPFVHAVPPSDPLRQANRLPIKVLKMLTARTGHILHPEYLQPLPSTPVSPIELDAKKSPLALLAQTCSQIGKPDPSPSSKLSSVASNGGGTGGAGGGAGGDKDAKSGPLKLSDIGVEDKSSFKPYSKPGSDKKEPGGGGGGGGGGGGGGGGGVSAEKSGFRVPSATCQPFTPRTGSPSSSASACSPGGMLPSAGGGPDGKDDKKDPEAGGGGGGSKGSGGASAEGGPTGLAHGRISCGGGINVDVNQHPDGGPGGKALGSDCGGSSGSGSGSGPSAPTSSSVLGSGLVAPVSPYKPGQTVFPLPPAGMTYPGSLAGAYAGYPPQFLPHGVALDPTKPGSLVGAQLAAAAAGSLGCSKPAGSSPLAGASPPSVMTASLCRDPYCLSYHCASHLAGAAAASASCAHDPAAAAAALKSGYPLVYPTHPLHGVHSSLTAAAAAGATPPSLAGHPLYPYGFMLPNDPLPHICNWVSANGPCDKRFATSEELLSHLRTHTAFPGTDKLLSGYPSSSSLASAAAAAMACHMHIPTSGAPGSPGTLALRSPHHALGLSSRYHPYSKSPLPTPGAPVPVPAATGPYYTPYALYGQRLTTASALGYQ from the exons ATGAGCACAGCGCCctcgctttctgccttaagaaGCAGTAAGcacagcggcggcggcggcggcggcggcggtgcgGACCCTGCCTGGACCAGCGCGCTCTCTGGAAATAGCTCCGGCCCCGGCCCAGGCTCGTCCCCGGCCGGCAGCACCAAGCCTTTTGTGCACGCCGTGCCCCCCTCTGACCCTCTCCGCCAGGCTAACCGCCTGCCCATCAAGGTGCTGAAGATGCTGACGGCACGGACTGGCCACATTTTGCACCCTGAGTACCTGCAGCCCCTGCCTTCCACTCCCGTCAGCCCCATAGAG CTCGATGCCAAGAAGAGCCCGCTGGCGCTGTTGGCCCAAACATGCTCACAGATCGGGAAGCCCGACCCCTCGCCCTCCTCCAAACTCTCCTCGGTCGCCTCCAACGGGGGCGGCACGGGCGGTGCCGGCGGCGGCGCCGGGGGCGACAAGGACGCCAAGTCGGGCCCCCTCAAGCTGAGCGACATCGGTGTGGAAGACAAGTCGAGTTTCAAGCCGTACTCCAAACCCGGCTCGGATAAGAAAGAGCCGggaggcggcggtggcggcggaggagggggcggcgggggcggcggcgggggggTTTCGGCGGAGAAGTCCGGATTCCGGGTACCGAGCGCCACCTGCCAGCCATTCACGCCCAGGACAGGCAGCCCAAGCTCCAGCGCCTCGGCCTGCTCGCCAGGAGGCATGCTGCCTTCGGCCGGGGGCGGCCCGGACGGCAAGGACGACAAGAAGGACCCCGAggcgggcggcggcggtggcggcagCAAGGGCTCCGGGGGCGCCTCGGCTGAAGGGGGACCCACGGGGCTGGCGCACGGCCGGATTAGCTGTGGCGGCGGGATCAATGTGGACGTGAACCAACACCCAGATGGGGGCCCCGGGGGCAAGGCTCTAGGCTCGGACTGCGGCGGCTCCTCGGGCTCCGGCTCTGGCTCCGGCCCCAGCGCGCCCACCTCCTCCTCGGTGTTGGGCTCTGGGCTGGTGGCGCCCGTGTCGCCCTACAAGCCGGGCCAGACAGTGTTCCCTCTGCCTCCCGCGGGCATGACCTACCCAGGGAGCCTGGCTGGGGCCTACGCCGGCTACCCGCCCCAGTTCCTGCCACACGGCGTGGCGCTCGACCCCACCAAGCCGGGCAGCCTAGTGGGGGCTCAgctggcggcggccgcggcgggcTCTCTGGGCTGCAGCAAGCCCGCGGGCTCGAGCCCCTTGGCCGGAGCGTCACCGCCGTCCGTGATGACAGCCAGCTTGTGCCGGGACCCCTACTGCCTCAGCTACCACTGTGCCAGTCACCTGGCTGGGGCGGCGGCAGCCAGCGCGTCGTGCGCTCACGACCCAGCCGCGGCGGCCGCGGCCCTCAAGTCCGGATACCCGCTGGTGTACCCCACGCACCCGCTGCACGGCGTGCACTCCTCGCTCACCGCGGCCGCGGCCGCCGGCGCCACACCGCCGTCTTTGGCCGGCCACCCCCTCTACCCCTACGGCTTCATGCTCCCTAACGACCCGCTCCCCCACATCTGCAACTGGGTGTCGGCCAACGGGCCTTGCGACAAGCGCTTCGCTACGTCTGAAGAGCTGCTGAGCCACTTGCGGACCCACACGGCCTTCCCCGGGACAGACAAACTGCTGTCGGGCTACCCCAGCTCCTCGTCTCTGGCCAGCGCCGCCGCGGCCGCCATGGCTTGCCACATGCACATCCCCACGTCGGGCGCTCCGGGCAGCCCCGGGACGCTGGCGCTGCGCAGCCCCCACCACGCGCTGGGACTCAGCAGCCGCTACCACCCCTACTCCAAAAGCCCGCTCCCCACGCCGGGTGCGCCTGTGCCCGTGCCCGCCGCCACCGGACCGTACTACACCCCCTATGCCCTCTACGGACAGAGACTGACCACGGCCTCGGCGCTGGGGTACCAGTGA